A section of the Diabrotica virgifera virgifera chromosome 8, PGI_DIABVI_V3a genome encodes:
- the LOC126890259 gene encoding uncharacterized protein LOC126890259, translating to MDKLLRPDRFDADPNSSRSSQEWTHWKATFENFISSVVGVSEEDKFKLLVNYVSNNIYELISDCTKYSEAKSILEALFVKPKNEIFARHMLMTKRQQTGENIDQYVQHLKVLSKECNFLAVSADQNKEDYIRDSFISGILSNDIRQRLLEKNSITLKDAILKAQSLESASKHSEAYITPVQIINAISSETTEQTNYTSAAVKSWKCYFCGATERHPRILCPARDKICKRCSKVGHFFKSELCNEQFIKDPPSPRSSDTCEENTNISPVNVLEEGGIETDSREENKDIFIRRGTRERNAPAYLQDFVEK from the exons ATGGATAAGCTATTACGACCAGACAGATTTGATGCAGATCCAAACTCTTCTAGATCGTCTCAAGAATGGACACATTGGAAAGCTACTTTTGAAAACTTTATTTCCTCTGTAGTTGGTGTTTCAGAGGAGGATAAATTTAAATTACTAGTAAATTACGTGAGCAACAATATTTATGAACTTATCTCTGATTGTACAAAGTATTCTGAAGCCAAAAGTATTCTCGAAGCTCTTTTTGTTAAAcccaaaaatgaaatttttgccAGACATATGCTAATGACTAAAAGACAACAAACTGGTGAAAATATAGATCAATACGTTCAACATCTTAAGGTGCTTTCCAAAGAGTGTAATTTTCTAGCCGTTTCTGCAGACCAAAATAAAGAAGATTATATAAGAGACTCTTTTATTAGTGGGATTCTTTCTAATGACATAAGACAACGTTTACTAGAAAAAAACAGTATTACTCTGAAAGATGCCATACTGAAAGCCCAGTCTCTGGAGTCAGCTTCAAAACACTCTGAGGCTTATATAACTCCTGTACAAATTATTAATGCGATTTCATCCGAAACCACAGAGCAAACTAATTATACTTCTGCCGCTGtgaaaagttggaaatgttactTTTGTGGAGCAACTGAAAGACATCCTCGTATCCTATGCCCTGCTAGAGACAAAATTTGCAAGAGGTGCTCGAAAGTTGGACATTTTTTTAAG TCTGAGCTTTGTAACGAACAGTTTATCAAGGATCCACCAAGCCCTAGATCAAGTGATACATGTGAGGAAAATACAAATATTTCTCCTGTTAACGTTCTGGAAGAGGGTGGCATTGAAACTGATTCGAGGGAAGAAAATAAAGACATTTTTATTAGAAGAGGTACAAGGGAAAGAAACGCTCCTGCTTACCTTCAAgactttgttgaaaaataa